A DNA window from Candidatus Cetobacterium colombiensis contains the following coding sequences:
- a CDS encoding histidine-type phosphatase — protein sequence MNTTTLLGIFFTLTTSLLATDLNYLGTKQPYKVKEVSTAPAPNGYKPFFINHLGRHGSRHLSSPKYDVSLYELLSIAEKDNAITPEGLKLKNSIAELMEIEKGNYGLLTEVGAQEQKDIAKRFYESNPEIFGKDIIATSTYVERAQQSRDAFLQELGQYTPSMNFKVSTNEKKDILLRFFDLSPEYEEFSENGSWKKELDKYSKSKNFNNEVLNQLFTKEFIQRLENGEFKLKDQKGKVVLKNPTTAVRNLYDLYIIQSNIGKDLGFGKYFTEDQLKWYEEVDNLSDFYEKGPGKKGENIATNIAFPLLENFIVTSDEAIKNQNTSANLRFAHAETLIPFITLLEINGYSVKENDLNKVYDKWLGRNISGMSTNIQWIFYKNNSGDVLVKILHNEKDAELPIASSTKPYYKWDDIKKFYTEKLN from the coding sequence ACTGCTCCTGCTCCAAATGGATACAAACCATTTTTCATCAATCACTTAGGAAGACACGGTTCAAGACACCTTTCTTCTCCAAAATATGATGTTTCTCTTTATGAGTTACTTTCCATTGCAGAAAAAGATAACGCTATTACACCAGAGGGATTAAAATTAAAAAATTCCATTGCAGAACTTATGGAAATTGAAAAGGGAAACTATGGACTTTTAACTGAAGTTGGTGCACAAGAACAAAAAGATATTGCCAAAAGATTTTATGAAAGCAACCCTGAAATCTTTGGGAAGGATATTATTGCCACATCCACTTATGTTGAAAGAGCCCAACAAAGTAGAGACGCTTTTTTACAAGAGCTTGGACAATACACTCCTAGTATGAATTTTAAAGTTTCTACTAACGAGAAAAAAGATATTCTTTTAAGATTCTTTGATCTGTCTCCTGAATATGAAGAGTTCTCAGAAAATGGTTCTTGGAAAAAAGAGTTAGACAAATACTCTAAAAGTAAAAACTTTAACAACGAAGTTTTAAATCAACTTTTCACTAAAGAGTTTATTCAAAGATTAGAAAATGGTGAGTTTAAGCTAAAAGATCAAAAAGGAAAAGTTGTTCTTAAAAATCCTACAACTGCTGTAAGAAATTTATATGATCTATATATTATTCAATCTAATATTGGAAAAGATTTAGGTTTTGGAAAATACTTCACTGAAGACCAACTAAAATGGTATGAAGAAGTTGACAACTTAAGTGACTTCTACGAAAAAGGTCCTGGAAAAAAAGGTGAAAATATTGCTACAAACATAGCTTTCCCTCTGTTGGAAAACTTTATAGTTACAAGTGATGAAGCTATTAAAAATCAAAATACATCTGCTAATTTAAGATTTGCCCATGCAGAAACTTTAATTCCATTTATAACTTTATTAGAGATCAATGGTTACTCTGTGAAAGAAAACGATTTAAACAAAGTTTATGATAAATGGTTAGGAAGAAATATATCTGGTATGTCTACTAACATTCAATGGATTTTTTATAAAAATAATAGTGGGGATGTTTTAGTTAAAATTTTACACAACGAAAAAGATGCTGAGCTACCTATAGCTAGTTCAACAAAACCATATTACAAATGGGATGATATAAAAAAGTTTTATACTGAAAAGTTAAACTAA